In Neokomagataea tanensis, one genomic interval encodes:
- a CDS encoding phytoene desaturase family protein, translated as MQYGTLKNRRVAIVGAGPGGLASAMLLARAGADVTLYERHGHLGGRSSSIDAETDQGRFRFDVGPTFFLYPHILKDIFERCGLNMEEWITFRKPRENYDLVFENGPSLRMTSDIDALEKEVAKIDVDDARNIRTFLADNREKFRVFIPVLQRPFNSFLDVFRTDMFRALSKLRPTKSIDQDLSTYFKNPKTRLAFSFQSKYLGMSPYRCPSLFTILSFMEYEYGIYHPIGGTAAVMEAMGKAAEQLGVRIKLNTPVREVLTYEGKANGVLTEHGADFADAVVVNADFARAMKQLVPEQKRRKWTNRRIEKQQYSCSTYMLYLGIEGSVPDKGHHTVFLSEAYDQNFSEIEEGKVLSEHTSLYVQNACQTDPGQAPDGYSTLYVLMPVGHLRAGGLEWTQSLKDEARSLVLKRLEKAGFKDIESRIRYEKAITPLEWERDYDVHKGAVFNLAHTLGQMLHLRPHNKFEDVKNMYLVGGGTHPGSGLPVIFEGARMSSDLLIRDLALHTASKPTKKLFRKASSHAVS; from the coding sequence ATGCAGTATGGCACGCTTAAAAATCGGCGCGTGGCTATCGTGGGAGCAGGGCCGGGAGGTTTGGCCTCTGCGATGCTGCTTGCGCGGGCGGGTGCTGATGTAACTCTTTACGAGCGTCATGGGCATCTGGGGGGGAGATCGTCTTCGATAGATGCGGAGACAGATCAGGGTCGTTTTCGCTTCGATGTTGGGCCAACCTTCTTTCTTTATCCACATATTTTAAAAGATATCTTCGAACGCTGTGGCTTAAACATGGAGGAGTGGATCACTTTCCGTAAGCCGCGCGAGAATTACGATCTTGTCTTTGAAAACGGCCCAAGCCTGAGGATGACATCCGATATTGACGCCCTCGAAAAAGAGGTTGCGAAAATCGATGTAGATGACGCACGCAATATTCGTACTTTTTTAGCGGATAATAGAGAGAAGTTTCGGGTTTTTATCCCCGTATTGCAGCGGCCATTTAACTCATTTTTGGATGTGTTTCGTACCGATATGTTTCGGGCTCTATCCAAGCTGAGGCCAACAAAATCTATAGATCAAGACCTCTCAACGTATTTCAAAAACCCCAAGACACGCCTCGCGTTTTCGTTTCAGAGTAAGTACTTGGGTATGTCTCCCTATAGATGCCCGAGTTTGTTTACCATACTGAGCTTTATGGAATACGAATACGGCATTTATCATCCTATTGGCGGAACTGCTGCCGTCATGGAGGCAATGGGGAAAGCTGCGGAACAATTGGGGGTCCGCATAAAATTAAACACACCCGTGCGGGAAGTACTGACGTATGAGGGTAAAGCGAACGGCGTACTGACAGAACATGGAGCTGATTTCGCCGACGCCGTGGTTGTGAATGCGGACTTTGCCCGGGCAATGAAGCAATTAGTACCGGAGCAAAAGCGGCGGAAGTGGACGAACAGGCGCATCGAGAAGCAGCAATACTCGTGTTCAACGTACATGTTGTATTTGGGGATAGAAGGTAGTGTACCTGATAAGGGGCACCATACCGTCTTTCTTTCAGAAGCGTATGATCAAAACTTTTCGGAGATCGAAGAAGGAAAAGTGCTGTCCGAGCATACTTCTCTTTACGTGCAAAATGCTTGCCAGACCGATCCGGGGCAGGCCCCTGACGGGTATTCTACCCTGTATGTCTTAATGCCGGTTGGTCATCTGCGGGCGGGGGGATTGGAGTGGACGCAGTCCCTCAAAGATGAAGCGCGGAGCCTTGTACTCAAACGTCTTGAAAAAGCAGGTTTCAAGGATATTGAAAGTCGGATCAGATACGAAAAAGCGATTACCCCGCTTGAGTGGGAAAGGGATTATGACGTTCACAAAGGAGCAGTTTTTAATCTTGCACATACGCTTGGGCAGATGCTGCATTTGCGGCCGCACAATAAGTTTGAAGATGTGAAAAATATGTACCTCGTCGGTGGTGGAACCCATCCGGGGAGTGGTCTGCCAGTTATTTTTGAAGGAGCAAGAATGAGTAGTGATCTTTTGATCCGAGATCTTGCGCTCCACACAGCGAGCAAACCTACTAAAAAGCTATTTCGGAAAGCGTCGTCACATGCCGTCTCCTGA
- a CDS encoding Zn-dependent hydrolase, giving the protein MLDKELAHQIFNRLYAIGYDGKGMTRPSYSDKENQAHAVFIEVAEAHGLEVRKDWAANLFVTLPGQNRSLPAVMTGSHVDTVPCGGNFDGAAGAIAGLIVLCAWKTSGYRPQRDTTLIVTRAEESVWFPISYLGSRTAFGLIDSALLETPRSDDGLSLREHMSACGAQPDLCGSAPVLNAHNIDCFVEVHIEQGPVLIEDKVPLGVVTAICGSTRYRSAVVTGKYAHSGATPRRFRSDAVMAGASLMTGLYAEWQAAENEGHEMTLTFGVCQTDPLQANFAAVPGKLDFVVDIRSRDVSLLERMNACVIQNAHRVEDAFNVQVDLGVRTQSAPAVMDKGLQALASTAADALGIGYATIASGAGHDAATFAGQGVPSLMLFVRNENGSHNPDEAMEMDDFFAVVNVLEKVLRTRSERIS; this is encoded by the coding sequence GTGTTAGATAAAGAGTTAGCACACCAAATTTTCAATCGTCTCTATGCCATCGGGTATGACGGCAAGGGTATGACCCGTCCGTCATACAGCGACAAAGAGAATCAGGCGCACGCGGTTTTTATTGAAGTTGCAGAGGCGCACGGGTTGGAAGTTCGTAAGGATTGGGCTGCGAATTTGTTTGTCACCCTGCCGGGGCAGAACAGGTCTTTACCGGCCGTTATGACAGGTTCTCATGTTGATACTGTTCCTTGTGGCGGAAATTTTGATGGCGCAGCCGGTGCTATCGCAGGTTTAATCGTGCTCTGTGCTTGGAAAACGTCAGGGTATAGGCCTCAGCGCGACACGACGCTCATTGTAACACGAGCTGAGGAAAGTGTGTGGTTTCCAATTTCATACTTGGGAAGTCGTACGGCATTTGGTCTGATTGACAGTGCTTTATTGGAAACACCCCGAAGTGATGACGGTTTGAGCCTGCGTGAACATATGAGTGCTTGTGGTGCGCAGCCTGATTTGTGTGGTTCAGCACCTGTATTAAATGCTCACAATATTGATTGTTTCGTTGAGGTCCATATAGAGCAGGGGCCGGTCCTTATAGAGGATAAAGTTCCTCTTGGGGTTGTGACGGCCATTTGTGGCAGCACGCGTTACCGTTCGGCGGTTGTAACTGGTAAGTATGCCCATTCGGGTGCAACGCCGCGTCGTTTTCGGTCAGATGCCGTTATGGCAGGTGCCAGTTTGATGACGGGGCTGTACGCGGAGTGGCAGGCCGCCGAAAATGAGGGGCACGAAATGACCCTTACCTTCGGTGTTTGTCAGACAGATCCATTGCAAGCTAATTTCGCGGCCGTACCGGGAAAGTTGGATTTTGTTGTTGATATTCGCTCTCGCGATGTTTCCCTGCTTGAGCGTATGAACGCATGCGTTATTCAAAATGCACACAGAGTAGAGGATGCGTTTAACGTCCAAGTGGACTTGGGTGTCCGTACCCAAAGCGCTCCAGCCGTAATGGATAAAGGATTACAGGCCCTAGCCTCCACGGCCGCAGACGCATTGGGTATAGGTTATGCAACAATTGCCAGCGGAGCGGGGCATGATGCCGCAACATTCGCTGGGCAAGGTGTCCCCAGCCTGATGCTGTTTGTCAGGAACGAAAATGGAAGTCACAACCCCGACGAAGCAATGGAAATGGATGATTTTTTTGCCGTAGTGAACGTGCTTGAGAAAGTTCTTAGAACCAGATCAGAGCGAATTAGCTGA
- a CDS encoding glycosyltransferase, translated as MDNLRRLRKPSKVCAGHFVSVLIPARNEEKTIRRAVEAVLNSRDIGLELIVLDDASTDATLSILKGFSDPRLKVLSGQKLPENWCGKTHACAQLAQAAQHELMVFVDADVRLEPDALTKLCTEMSRRPDIALLSGVPRQVTKTVLEWMLLPFIHLLLMGYLPMRLDDGTEAKFAAACGQLIIVRRTLYSAVGGHAAVKGHLHDGLALARHFRASGLKTGLLDATDIASCRMYESASEVWSGLKKNATEGMATPRGLPVWTALLCAGHVLPFCLPRRPYSWLAMILSITTRILLARRFEQGVLTVLFSPVGVVVLLLLQWQALVSEFLGYAPQWRGRSYPRRFRS; from the coding sequence GTGGATAATCTCCGACGTTTAAGAAAACCTTCGAAGGTTTGTGCGGGGCATTTTGTTTCGGTTTTGATCCCTGCGAGAAATGAAGAGAAAACCATTCGCCGGGCTGTGGAAGCGGTATTGAACAGCCGCGATATAGGGTTGGAGTTGATCGTCCTTGACGATGCTTCGACGGATGCGACGTTGAGCATCCTGAAGGGTTTTTCGGACCCGCGGCTGAAGGTTTTATCCGGGCAGAAGCTACCTGAGAATTGGTGTGGTAAAACACATGCCTGCGCTCAACTTGCTCAAGCCGCGCAGCATGAATTGATGGTTTTTGTTGATGCTGATGTTCGTCTCGAGCCTGATGCGTTGACCAAGCTTTGCACAGAGATGAGCAGGCGCCCGGATATTGCCTTGCTGAGCGGTGTTCCCCGGCAAGTGACAAAAACGGTTTTGGAGTGGATGCTTCTACCCTTTATCCACCTTCTGCTGATGGGCTACCTGCCAATGAGGCTGGACGACGGAACAGAAGCTAAATTTGCCGCAGCATGTGGGCAACTCATCATTGTGCGCCGCACGCTTTACAGCGCTGTTGGGGGGCATGCTGCTGTAAAAGGACACCTGCATGATGGGCTTGCTCTTGCTCGGCATTTCAGGGCTTCAGGGTTAAAAACCGGGCTACTGGACGCAACAGATATCGCTTCCTGTCGGATGTATGAAAGTGCATCGGAAGTGTGGAGCGGTTTGAAGAAGAACGCAACGGAGGGCATGGCTACACCTCGTGGCTTGCCTGTATGGACAGCGCTTTTGTGTGCGGGGCATGTGCTGCCGTTTTGTCTGCCACGGAGACCGTACTCATGGCTGGCAATGATCTTGTCGATCACGACACGCATTCTGCTTGCTCGTCGTTTCGAGCAAGGGGTGTTGACGGTTCTGTTCTCCCCGGTTGGGGTTGTAGTGTTACTCCTTTTGCAGTGGCAGGCTCTTGTTTCGGAATTTTTGGGTTACGCCCCTCAATGGCGTGGAAGATCCTATCCGCGGAGGTTTCGGTCATGA
- a CDS encoding phytoene desaturase family protein produces the protein MPSPEHKKSVVVIGSGLGGLAAACTMAARGHHVTVLEANEWLGGKAALWEADGFRFDMGPTILTVPRVLERIFAEAGVKMQDRLDLRRLDPQWRCFFEDGAALDLQENPETMAQSLESLCAGDGAGYRDLMQASEQLHEISEKFFFWKSVGGLADTMDLSQTLTPATLKDVWRLRLASTFAREIRKRIRNPQAAQMLDHLTQYVGSNPFQAPAVLLGIAHMQSHDGVWYPMGGTRAVPDALAQLGQELGVCFKTSTRAQQIQVQNGQVQGVVTADAEVIPADIVISNMDSVRTMRELLRNVPTPRFERRWRRRRPACSGVVLYLGLNKSYEHLAHHDFVFSADPEAEFDAIYRQGKPAPDPTCYLAAPSKTDPNVAPPGGEALYVLVHTPYLHKGQNWQDIFPGYRQVILDKLKRCGGMPDIEERIQVEHHLTPFDIGQRYSTLRGAIYGLASHGRLNGAFKPANRSDEVKGLYLAGGAAHPGAGMPMALMSGWVAADCADQDTQMVASK, from the coding sequence ATGCCGTCTCCTGAACACAAAAAAAGCGTCGTTGTTATTGGTTCTGGGCTTGGTGGGTTAGCCGCAGCCTGCACGATGGCTGCGCGTGGGCATCATGTCACAGTGTTGGAGGCCAATGAGTGGCTCGGCGGGAAGGCGGCTCTGTGGGAAGCAGACGGCTTCCGTTTTGATATGGGGCCGACTATTCTCACTGTACCGCGTGTGCTGGAGCGTATTTTTGCAGAGGCCGGCGTAAAAATGCAGGACAGGCTCGACCTGAGGCGGCTTGATCCACAATGGCGATGTTTTTTCGAAGATGGCGCAGCGCTGGATTTGCAGGAAAACCCTGAGACTATGGCGCAGAGTCTGGAAAGTCTTTGCGCGGGTGACGGAGCGGGTTACAGGGACCTGATGCAGGCAAGTGAGCAACTGCACGAAATATCCGAGAAGTTCTTTTTCTGGAAATCCGTGGGTGGCTTAGCTGATACGATGGATCTTAGCCAAACTTTGACCCCTGCGACACTGAAAGACGTGTGGCGCTTGCGGTTGGCTTCGACCTTCGCCCGTGAAATTCGCAAGCGTATTCGCAACCCGCAAGCCGCTCAAATGCTGGACCATTTGACGCAATATGTAGGATCTAATCCGTTTCAGGCTCCCGCTGTGCTGTTGGGTATAGCGCATATGCAAAGCCATGACGGTGTTTGGTATCCTATGGGGGGCACGCGCGCCGTGCCGGACGCTCTCGCGCAATTGGGGCAAGAGTTGGGCGTGTGTTTCAAGACCTCAACGCGTGCGCAGCAAATTCAGGTTCAAAATGGGCAAGTACAAGGGGTAGTCACAGCGGATGCTGAGGTGATCCCTGCGGATATCGTGATTTCAAACATGGACAGTGTAAGGACTATGCGGGAATTGCTGCGTAACGTCCCCACACCGCGCTTTGAGAGACGTTGGCGCAGAAGGCGGCCCGCATGTTCGGGGGTTGTGCTCTATCTTGGGTTGAACAAAAGTTATGAGCATTTAGCCCACCATGATTTTGTATTCTCGGCTGATCCAGAGGCGGAGTTTGATGCAATTTATCGTCAAGGCAAACCGGCCCCCGACCCGACCTGCTATCTCGCGGCTCCGTCAAAGACCGACCCGAATGTTGCACCTCCGGGAGGGGAAGCTCTCTACGTTCTTGTGCACACACCGTATTTGCACAAAGGCCAAAACTGGCAGGATATTTTCCCCGGTTACAGGCAAGTTATTTTGGATAAACTCAAGCGATGCGGCGGCATGCCAGACATTGAAGAGCGTATTCAGGTTGAGCACCATCTTACTCCGTTTGACATAGGGCAGCGGTATTCGACCCTGAGGGGAGCTATTTATGGCCTTGCTAGCCATGGACGTTTGAATGGCGCATTCAAACCCGCCAACCGCTCTGACGAGGTGAAGGGACTATACCTTGCAGGTGGTGCAGCTCATCCCGGGGCAGGTATGCCCATGGCGCTTATGTCGGGTTGGGTGGCCGCTGATTGTGCCGATCAAGATACCCAAATGGTTGCTTCAAAATGA
- a CDS encoding aldehyde dehydrogenase family protein, which yields MSAANTDVDVGKLRAAVLTWGCVSIRQRLRYVRQFRRLLRKNWRVLPDFFPQRPPLETWTAELLPILAACRFLEKNSTSLLKARRAGIWGRPLWLPGVTSVIERRAHGAVLILAPGNYPLMLPGIQMLQALVAGNAVALKPAPGAEAVARYLIILLVKAGFPSDLLHLLPVDAGPDAVQSGFDLIILTGAAKTGRAVLEAAAKTLTPTICELSGVDPVFVLPGADLELVVRKLVYGARLNNGATCIAPHRVFTTNAQNLKRLIKAALSGMPDLTIEPAMRSRRDDFVGSLRAAGVEVEQVGDVVVFEATKSTERLIDDDLFAPWLAIVEVEDVKEALEKTRAQAYALGASIFGPVSAAEALAQQLPAGSICINDLIIPTADPRLPFGGRGESGFGVTRGPEGLLALTRPVVISQRHIFWSRFG from the coding sequence ATGAGCGCGGCAAACACCGACGTAGATGTCGGTAAATTACGAGCTGCTGTTTTGACGTGGGGTTGTGTCTCAATTCGGCAGCGTTTGCGTTACGTCCGTCAGTTTCGAAGATTACTACGTAAGAATTGGCGGGTTCTGCCGGATTTCTTCCCTCAAAGACCGCCACTGGAAACGTGGACAGCCGAGTTACTGCCCATACTCGCAGCATGCCGTTTTTTAGAGAAGAATTCGACGAGCCTTTTAAAGGCGCGAAGAGCCGGCATCTGGGGGCGTCCGCTGTGGCTCCCCGGGGTTACTTCTGTAATTGAACGTCGAGCGCACGGCGCTGTTCTTATTCTTGCTCCCGGTAACTATCCTCTTATGTTGCCCGGGATACAAATGTTACAGGCACTTGTGGCAGGGAATGCAGTTGCATTGAAACCGGCGCCGGGCGCAGAAGCGGTGGCACGTTACCTGATCATTTTGCTTGTAAAAGCCGGTTTTCCGAGTGATTTGCTGCATCTTTTGCCTGTGGATGCAGGGCCGGATGCCGTCCAGTCGGGATTTGATTTGATCATTTTGACGGGGGCAGCAAAAACAGGGCGGGCTGTTCTGGAGGCAGCAGCTAAGACACTTACGCCAACCATTTGTGAGCTTTCTGGCGTTGACCCTGTGTTTGTGCTGCCGGGGGCAGATTTAGAGTTGGTAGTACGCAAGCTCGTTTATGGTGCGCGCTTGAATAATGGTGCAACCTGCATTGCACCGCATCGTGTATTTACGACGAACGCCCAGAACTTAAAGAGGCTGATAAAAGCCGCTCTTTCGGGTATGCCAGATTTGACGATTGAGCCCGCTATGCGCTCCCGTCGAGATGACTTTGTTGGTTCACTTCGTGCTGCTGGGGTAGAGGTCGAACAAGTTGGTGATGTTGTTGTATTCGAAGCGACTAAATCAACTGAGCGCTTAATAGACGATGATCTTTTCGCGCCGTGGCTCGCGATTGTGGAAGTTGAAGACGTAAAAGAAGCGTTGGAAAAGACAAGAGCGCAGGCATACGCTTTGGGGGCAAGTATTTTCGGACCCGTTTCAGCCGCTGAGGCTCTTGCTCAGCAACTGCCTGCCGGCTCAATATGCATCAACGATCTCATTATCCCCACGGCTGACCCACGTTTGCCATTTGGGGGCAGAGGAGAAAGCGGTTTTGGCGTAACCCGTGGACCCGAAGGGTTATTGGCTTTAACGCGGCCTGTAGTCATTTCCCAGCGACATATATTTTGGTCCCGTTTCGGTTGA
- a CDS encoding TonB-dependent receptor plug domain-containing protein has translation MQRTEAVFNKKIWLSATILASALLTYGPAFAATKDHTLPHKLKETGKKAPSIAAAPQAPRGVFNQAKEELTVVASRLTSKSALSPLTPLHSTTSVTVVSGAALAQTGQNNIMQALAQLSPAITSPAVPGVGNNAFTQTMQLRGLSADQTLILVNGHRRHIGANFNANAGPNWGTEPADIALIPIASIDHVEVITEGASALYGQDALAGAVNIILKDKTHGGSIGLKNSGFYAGDGQSLDANADAAFALGHNGGYLDLAAQVVHQLPAFRNGDYINPSRYPNDLYYALPNGSVDPRSNKDRNVQRTNGLPKKTTESISANIGIPITDKIDFYSTDTYAHRKVTVAQVYRSAADDLTVQSLWPDGMQPYYLMEQNDFEVDNGFKGMVGKFAWDAYVNYGRDMQSYDLKDTDNASYGNASPTRFYTGGAVTSLLTAGFKVSRNFNTSLLPKPISVEFGAEYRRDTFSLLAGEYASYADGNVPILTGPNAGKKATPGAATHAGNPSYVAGDYTRDVYDGHANVDFYVTNKWEWTLGGRTVAYHNYPIVSSGSVGTRYNFNKKWAVRANINTGYRPPTLGQTYYYYNSPMATYSTLSLPNNSAAAQALGAGKLKGEYSRSFSVGFDAQPLQDWHMAGNLYYIAINDRLASTTTLGGSFVAQTLQSLNMGNATYAAYYTNPVNTNTWGGDFNTDYTIHTQHYGNVRLAFAMNVSDNEIRSYNKAPAVLQAHNVSIFNAYAVAQLIHSSPKNRETLSANWTKGAWNVSVQEMRYGSSVFIANPSLPTNLWTKVRPAYLTNLDIGYMVTPMLKLNIGAQNLFNKYPTRVQKASTAANFNVYKYPASSAFGYFGGMYYAGATMNF, from the coding sequence ATGCAAAGAACGGAAGCGGTTTTTAATAAAAAAATATGGCTCAGCGCTACAATTCTGGCTTCTGCTCTTTTGACTTATGGCCCGGCTTTTGCGGCTACTAAGGACCATACTCTTCCACATAAGCTCAAAGAAACGGGCAAAAAAGCACCTTCTATTGCAGCTGCACCTCAGGCGCCGCGTGGTGTATTCAATCAAGCGAAGGAAGAGTTGACAGTAGTCGCATCGCGTTTGACCTCTAAGTCGGCTTTATCTCCATTAACGCCTCTTCACAGCACCACATCTGTTACAGTGGTAAGCGGAGCCGCTTTGGCCCAGACTGGGCAAAACAACATTATGCAGGCTCTGGCCCAGTTATCGCCAGCCATTACCTCTCCGGCTGTTCCGGGGGTGGGTAACAATGCTTTCACGCAGACTATGCAGTTACGTGGCCTCTCTGCGGATCAGACGCTCATTTTGGTCAATGGTCATCGGCGGCATATTGGGGCAAATTTTAACGCCAATGCAGGGCCCAACTGGGGGACTGAACCGGCAGACATCGCTCTTATTCCAATTGCATCAATTGATCATGTTGAAGTTATTACTGAGGGAGCGAGTGCGCTTTACGGTCAGGATGCTTTGGCTGGTGCGGTCAACATCATTCTCAAAGACAAAACACATGGCGGTTCGATTGGTCTAAAAAATAGTGGTTTTTATGCTGGGGACGGGCAGTCACTGGACGCCAATGCTGACGCGGCCTTTGCGCTTGGGCATAATGGTGGATACCTCGATTTGGCCGCGCAGGTTGTGCATCAGCTGCCAGCGTTCAGAAATGGCGATTATATTAATCCGAGCCGTTATCCGAACGATTTGTATTATGCTTTGCCTAATGGCAGTGTTGATCCAAGATCTAATAAAGATAGAAATGTTCAAAGAACGAATGGGTTGCCGAAAAAAACTACGGAATCTATTTCTGCGAATATTGGGATACCAATAACGGACAAGATTGATTTTTACTCAACGGATACTTACGCGCATCGTAAAGTTACTGTGGCGCAGGTTTATCGTTCTGCCGCAGATGATTTAACAGTCCAGTCGCTGTGGCCTGATGGTATGCAGCCATATTACCTCATGGAACAAAATGATTTTGAGGTCGATAATGGTTTCAAAGGAATGGTGGGTAAATTTGCGTGGGATGCTTACGTAAATTATGGCCGTGACATGCAATCCTACGACCTTAAAGATACCGACAATGCATCGTACGGAAACGCTAGTCCGACCCGTTTTTATACTGGTGGAGCTGTTACGAGCTTATTGACGGCAGGTTTCAAGGTTTCTCGCAATTTCAACACATCATTGCTCCCTAAGCCCATTTCTGTTGAGTTTGGCGCTGAGTATCGCCGCGATACTTTCTCGCTTCTGGCGGGCGAGTATGCGTCGTATGCGGATGGAAATGTCCCCATACTCACAGGGCCTAATGCGGGTAAAAAAGCAACGCCGGGGGCGGCGACACATGCTGGTAACCCATCATATGTCGCCGGGGATTACACGCGAGACGTCTATGACGGGCACGCTAACGTCGATTTCTACGTGACAAATAAATGGGAATGGACACTGGGCGGTAGAACAGTTGCTTACCATAACTATCCCATTGTTTCTTCCGGATCTGTCGGCACGCGCTATAATTTCAACAAAAAATGGGCTGTAAGAGCTAATATAAATACAGGGTATCGTCCGCCGACCTTGGGTCAGACATATTATTATTATAATTCGCCAATGGCGACATACTCGACATTGTCATTGCCAAATAATAGTGCGGCCGCTCAGGCATTGGGTGCGGGGAAATTAAAAGGAGAATATTCACGCAGCTTCTCCGTGGGATTTGATGCACAACCACTCCAAGATTGGCATATGGCAGGCAATTTATACTACATTGCAATCAATGATCGTCTGGCGAGTACGACTACTTTGGGTGGAAGCTTTGTCGCGCAGACTTTGCAGAGCCTGAATATGGGGAATGCCACCTATGCTGCCTATTATACAAACCCGGTAAATACCAATACCTGGGGTGGGGATTTCAATACGGATTATACGATACACACGCAGCATTACGGGAATGTCCGTTTAGCATTCGCAATGAACGTGTCGGATAATGAAATCAGAAGTTATAACAAGGCCCCTGCTGTATTGCAGGCACATAACGTATCAATTTTTAATGCTTATGCTGTTGCGCAGCTTATCCATTCAAGCCCAAAAAATAGAGAGACGCTGAGCGCGAATTGGACGAAGGGTGCATGGAATGTTTCGGTCCAAGAAATGCGGTATGGCTCTAGTGTGTTTATCGCGAACCCGAGTTTGCCGACAAATTTGTGGACGAAAGTACGTCCTGCCTATTTAACAAACTTGGATATTGGTTACATGGTTACGCCAATGTTGAAGCTAAACATTGGGGCGCAGAATTTATTTAATAAATATCCGACAAGAGTGCAAAAGGCTTCAACTGCAGCTAATTTCAACGTGTATAAATATCCCGCTTCCTCGGCCTTCGGATATTTTGGCGGTATGTACTATGCGGGAGCTACGATGAATTTCTAA
- a CDS encoding DUF2141 domain-containing protein: MKLWLLGSLLFMPVFASAATLHVVVSNVPDETGTIRAAVCKKDEFLTSNCAGKRVVPAKTGEVEITFEGLPPDTYAVQVFQDRNGNNLLDKNFLGVPREPLGFSRAAPMRFGPPRFSDAAFVLGEQESVVPVVLRTR, translated from the coding sequence ATGAAATTGTGGTTGTTGGGTAGTTTGTTGTTTATGCCTGTTTTCGCCAGCGCAGCAACGCTTCATGTGGTTGTATCGAACGTGCCTGATGAGACGGGAACAATCCGCGCTGCCGTCTGCAAAAAAGATGAGTTTTTGACGTCGAACTGCGCGGGTAAGCGTGTTGTTCCTGCTAAAACGGGCGAAGTGGAAATTACGTTTGAGGGATTGCCGCCCGATACATACGCTGTGCAAGTGTTCCAAGACCGCAATGGCAATAATCTTCTTGATAAAAATTTCTTAGGCGTTCCCAGAGAACCACTCGGTTTTTCTAGAGCCGCACCGATGCGCTTTGGTCCACCTCGTTTTTCCGATGCAGCATTTGTTCTTGGAGAGCAAGAAAGTGTGGTGCCAGTCGTGTTGCGGACACGGTAA
- a CDS encoding lysophospholipid acyltransferase family protein: MKREDRRHPLAAFLVSQGMRRGIKRNFNAVRLSEAEAISAGDGPYIICANHPGWWDPAVFAFLQHTYFPETCGYGPIEAAALKRYPLLERAGLLPVDIKDRSSLRRFLRTAQRILEAGNILWITPQGHFSDVRQRPVVLQSGFAHLARLVPGVRMVPLAIEYSFWTESKPELFLRFGATLTLNPAETTQSMKTRMEQALTETMDRLACDVQSHEPERFRTLLEGKNGVGGFYDIGRRVRQWLRGARFEAGHKP, from the coding sequence ATGAAGAGAGAGGATCGCCGCCATCCTCTGGCTGCCTTTTTGGTGTCTCAGGGGATGCGAAGGGGGATAAAGCGCAATTTCAACGCGGTACGTTTATCTGAAGCTGAGGCGATCAGCGCTGGGGACGGCCCGTACATTATTTGTGCCAATCACCCCGGGTGGTGGGATCCGGCTGTTTTTGCTTTTCTGCAGCATACCTACTTCCCTGAAACTTGCGGCTACGGGCCAATAGAGGCGGCGGCACTTAAGCGTTATCCTTTGCTAGAACGCGCCGGGCTCCTTCCTGTAGACATCAAAGATCGTTCTTCCCTGCGGCGTTTCCTGAGAACGGCCCAGCGAATTCTAGAAGCGGGGAATATTTTATGGATAACACCCCAAGGGCATTTCTCTGACGTCAGGCAGCGGCCGGTTGTGCTGCAATCTGGCTTTGCACATTTGGCACGTCTTGTTCCGGGGGTTCGCATGGTGCCGCTGGCCATTGAATACTCATTCTGGACGGAAAGTAAGCCGGAACTCTTTTTGCGCTTTGGGGCAACATTAACGCTCAATCCGGCAGAAACGACGCAAAGCATGAAAACGAGAATGGAGCAGGCTCTAACGGAAACCATGGATAGGCTAGCTTGTGACGTTCAATCGCATGAGCCAGAGCGCTTTCGGACGTTGCTGGAGGGTAAAAACGGGGTAGGGGGTTTTTACGATATCGGGCGTCGCGTGCGGCAGTGGTTGCGCGGTGCGCGCTTCGAAGCGGGGCATAAGCCTTGA